The following nucleotide sequence is from Apium graveolens cultivar Ventura chromosome 4, ASM990537v1, whole genome shotgun sequence.
GTGATGAGTAACGAAATGGAGAGAGGCAGGTGTCCCCCATTGTTTGTTGCATCTTCTCATTGATTTCAGGGGGTGTTACAATTCCACACGTTCCCCTTTCTTGCCTAGTAAGTTTTTCAATAAATGTACTTCTCCAGGACTCAAATATACCAAGTGTCACCCCTACATTAATCTTGACCGTCATTTTCATTACTCGTGGTTCAATATTATCCATTGATTTTTAGTCATGCATAGTATCAGTCTATCAAATCATCCTCGCTAGTTTTTTTGGAAAATAATATAGGTCcaaaaatatttttgtaaaaaattttatttttttatttgacaaatataaattttatttttccCGCAAAAATACGATTTTATTCACCTCAACTAAACTACATACAACATTGACGAGTTTCTTAAATATAATGCAAGCTTAAATGCAATTAAAAAACTCAACGTAATTAGTTAcatatctgatttattttaatcATACCGTACTTTTATAAATAGTTTCAGAAAATAGTAAAATCgctatttttttttgtaatttctCCTTTTTGGTCATTTTTTGGGTTCAGTGGTTACATATTTGACTCATTAACGAAATCATGCCTATCACTCAACGAGATTACTCCCTCCGTCGTTGGATacaaaaattaagaaaaaatgtaATTTAGTGAAAAAAACAAAAATAATGGGTAAAGTAGTGgattcaattaatatttaatgtatATAATAAATATAGGGGAAGAAATGAGTGGATATAAGTCGATGAGGTTAATTTGTATACTCCCTTCTTCCCTATTTACATGTTCATTTTGTTTTTCTATTCACTAATTTTTAACTTAACATTAAAAaatattgattaattatttttcaaatcTGAAAGTTATGTTTTAAAATAGACTAAATATGCTCTTCAATgctatattttttattattattttcaattGTATGATAGATATAAATTTCAGTTAAAATTTGATCAAGTTGACCAATTAAAAATTGAAATAGATATATATTTAGGAGCGGAGTTAAGTATTTTCAAACTTTActattttaataatatttgatATACTTAAAATCGAGTAGGACATCTTAAAAAGAAAAATGTATAACAATAAATGAAACTAAATGAATATAAATTAACTCAATTTtagttttataaattttaataatagAGCATCCTTGACCCACGGGCACATCAGGAGTCACGACTAACTCGAGTTTATCATCcgggaaatatatatatatatatatatatatatatatatatatatatatatatatctactgAAACAGGGACGTCGCGAGCAAATGTATGTGAAGGGggtcatttttttttatttaacagTGAAATCTTTAATTTTAATGAAAAAGAaacaaaaatattattaaaagtTTTATATTAGAGTTCTACATCACATCATATTACGAATCCCCATTTATAAAGTCGGTATTAAAAGTTTTCGTTATTTGAATTTTGATATGAATAAGAATATAATAATTGTGAAACTCATAATAATAATTTTAAGTAATAATTTTTAATTAGCAACAACCCACATAAAATTAAattaagttttattttaaatagTAATAAGCAACATTTCAGCAATCACTCAAAATTaaatattttgtttgttaagatgAAAAGAAGTTATTTAAGAACTATTAAAAATATTATCCGGATAATAAAATCCAAATTGACGACGCGAGTAGGTCAAAATTAACTAAAACATCGATAATATGTACGGGAGATGACTAGCTAGTTATGTGAAAAAATGAGATATGAGTTTTTGGGATAAAAAAATAGGAGGCTCCTATTTTTAAAAAAGAGAAAGGTGAAGATATGTCTGTGAATAAAGTAGATTATGTGGTTGGTGTGAGAGCATGAGAGTTGATGAGTAAGGGTGTGAAACGAATGCTACGTGTCCCTATTTCATCATGTTTGATGTGAGGTGTGAAGCCCCCTTTTGTAATTGTGGTGTGATTTACTGCCAGGGAGAGAGAGATTCAAGCAAGGTTTGTGGTTTTGTGAGACTTTCAGCCTTTGAAAGTTGAAATACATTTTACATGTATACATTGTATTAATTTTCTTGTGAAATTTCCAACTCTTGTAATCAGGTTGATTAACAGATAAAAGTAagattttattataataatacTTATTATTCATTACAATAGAAAATGGACTTATACATCCAACAACCCTACAtaataaagaaaaatattttaacaagaaaattattataataatgaaactatctaataatataatatcattatatatgttaacatccccCTCAAATTCACGATGTTGAATCGAGAGTTTGCCAACCAAGAGACGGGGCCATGTAACCAAACAAATTTAAAGCTGCAACACCAGATTCAAGAGCATCCAAACAAATCCAAAAACTTCAGAACGAATCCAAAGACGCAACAACAAAAGAGAACACATCAACAAAAGAGAAATCATCCAAAGACGCAACAACCCAAGAGAAAACAAATCAATCAAATCATCAAAATAACAAATCTGCAACCATAAAAAATAATACCAAAACTGTATGCGAAACTGAATCCTAATCCAAAACCAAACTCCATAATCAGCCCAATATAAACTCCAAATAACTAAATCCAAGTCAACAAACTGTATCCGATCCTCAACCAAACTGTATCCCAATTCAAATTGAATCCAAATCGAATGAAATTCATGTGCCTAAaacaccaaataaactaaaccaatCCCCGTGACGGGCCAATGTGCCTAGAGTaccaaataaactaaaccaatccctcaaagggccaatgtgcctatagcaccaaataaactaaataatCTCTCGCAGAGTCAATGTACTTAGAGCACCAAATATACTAAACAAATGGGCCTAGAACACCAAATAACCTACACCAATGTTGCGAAGGGCCAATGTGCCTATAGCACcggataaaaaaaataaaaaaaatggagAAGTATACAGATGTGCCTAGGGTTATCCCATCATCAACAcgagaaaaagaaaagaagatgagagcgaaagaagaagaaaaaacaATATTATCAAGGAGCCAATATAGCCAATGCGAGACCGAGCGTGTGTATTGGAGTCCTAACCAAAATTAGCAGAAAAATTGTACGAGAGTTTCAATCAAAACCAGCAGAAAAGTTGTATGAGAGTCCCAACCAAAATCAGCAGAAAAAACAAACTTTAACCAAAATCAATTTTGTTTACCCATGAGAAATCCGACCAAATCGAAGAGAAAAAAAATAGTCATGATTAAAACTCAAAATCAtccaagaaaaagaaaaaaaatagtaGATTTAAATAAGAAGAATACGAGAAAAAATAATAATCATATCACATATTTTTAAACCCAACATGTGAAACCCAATCCGATATAACTCATCATCAATTTATCCCGGATCGAACCATAACTCTGGATATCATGATAAAGTAtgaagagaagagagaaaagTAAGATTTTATTATAATAAGACTTGTTCTTGATTACAATAGAAAAGGGGTTTATATAGCCAACAACCATACAAAATATCCTAACAAGAAACtattataataataaaactatccaacaatataatatcattatatatattaacaGTTACTTCTAATAATATattacttatttaataatctTGTGATACACAACGATTTAACTCGGTCAGTATGAATCAAATTTCAAGATATAaataaaaagaattttttttaaaaaaatataaataaaaagaGCGTAATCAACAAATAACGAAAATAAAAATagtaaaaaattatatatatcaATTATAAAGCATTTAGACAACCGCAAGATTACTCGAACTAAGGCTccgtttggtattgctgttgcagacagcAACAACAGATTTTCGCTGAAAATCATGTAAAAAATTGTgtgataaaatttaaaaactgtTTTTCGGAAAAGTGTTTTTGGCTTAAAAGCTACTGCTAGAGAAAACAAGTCCCCCATACTTTTAGAAAAAACTGATTTTCGGCTGTTGCGAGAAGCAGATACCGATTTTACCATCAGACcttatcaaaaatattattatttttaattttttgcatcaaaacatatacttatcaaaaaaattaccaaacagtcatctgatttttacaacagcaCTTTTTTCAGCCACATTTTTTCAAACAacacaacaatttttaacagcaatcccaAATAGAGCCTAAGATTattataagtatatatatatatatatatatatatatatgggaaTTAATCAGGAGCCAACGTGGGTTGGGGGGGGGTAGCCAGCCAACCCAcagcaatgaaacattgcgggaGGAAGCAATGTTTCAATGCGGGTCTTGACttccgcaatgtttcattgcgggaTGTCGCCATGCACAGGAAAATTGCGCActccgcaatgtttcattgttGGGTAGACTCCCAGTTTTTAATATCCAAACTGCCCCTCTCTTTAGCTTATTCTAATATTTAACTTATTTATAtaagtataaaaataatattaatgttcaacagtaattaattttttaaaatatgttaacattaaatataagtagtagtaatattttaaaatattatcaattttaataataaatttatcaattttatttttttctatactttttctttaaattatcgtatgaataattttaaataattttctttaaataagtttaataatattaattttatactttttagtgaattgagttattttagtttaaaaaatttaTCAACAGTCAAACTTATTTTTTGTGCAAAACTTATTTTATGTGCCAATATTTAATAAGAATTGACTGGTCACAcaccgcaatgaaacaatgcggcaGTTTGCACACCCCGCAATGCTTCATTGCGGCAATTTCAACAGTCAAATATTAATAAGAATTGACTGGTCAACAGAGCAAAAACTTGACGGATAcaccgcaatgaaacaatgcggcaGTTTGGACACCCCGCAATGCTTCATTGCGGCTATTTCAACAGTTAAATGAATTTTTTCAGCAAAATTTTTTCTGTGCTAAAtttaattttgtgaattttaaaattcagatTTTCACCTATAAATAGTCCTGCCTCATCTCAATTTTTTTCAACATTCTCACTCTATTTTTATTCTACATTTTCTCTTCAACATTATCTTCTCTAGTTTCCGAAAAATGGTTTTCTACTATGATTATGACAATAATAAGGTAATTATCGATGCTGTGGCTTATGACGGGCCCGAAGGAGAAAAAGACATGACAATAGCTCTCCGCCGTATTCAAATGGCGCTTGAGCgcaagaaaaaaaaagaaaatgaagcTAAAGCGAAGACGGAAAAGTCGAAGAAAAAGAAAGACGACGATAAGGGTAATAAAGGCGGTTCTTCCAACACCGTTAAAGTTTGATCATTCTCGTCGACATAAAATGTTATTatgtattttttttgaaaaaatatttgaatgtactccatttatgtttgaatgaaataaattatttaatgttttatttttcttgtacttgtccgatttattttatgaagtttaaattttaataaacaaatataatgctaaaatttgaaaatgtgaaaaactaaaaaaatgaaaatttatcgAATTTTCGTTAtctataaaaaatataaaaatggaCACTTTACCTGGATTCTTTCGAAATAGAAAAGGACACGCATGCTTCTAATTTCTCATGTCCACTAATAATCTCTCAATATCTAATTCTTTGTTTAGATAATTGCATGAGATAATTGATCCGACGTTGATATTATTATTAAGTTACTCttataaacatttatattttcaaaataatatttaacatattaaatgaaatataataagtctagaaactattttttataattatttttgattaattttctaattttaaagaaaataacaaaaataaacaacccaaccgcaatgtttcattgcggtaGACACTTCCccccgcaatgaaacattgctggGGTACGTTGTAAAGTTTTTTTTAAACTGCAAATATTTACAGTTGTTGGCTTGGGGGTTTGTACAgtgccgcaatgtttcattgcggccatcgcaatgaaacattgcggccATACATTTAATGCACACACCTACCTTAAAATGTCTGTATTTTTGAAACATTGCTGTTTTTGAAACATTATTAATGTTTAACattattaatattttcaaatattcaaatattttcatttattattaaaaatattgaataattaaaatatttaaatatcaaaaatattttcctttattattttaatatatattattaaatatttaaatatattaatttcattttaatgtttcaatacttttaaaatattgaatattaaatattaaatataatatttaatattattataaaatattttataatattttttaaatattatatttttaatcagaaatattaagaataatatcttattaaattaatatttatgtagTTAAAAAAACATTGATAAATGAATTAACATAGGAAAAGGCTAAAAAGGGGAATGGAGTATGTGGGCCACTCCCGCACTGTTTCATTGCGCCCTCGCAATGAAACGGGCGCAATGAAACGGGCGCAATGAAACATAGCGGCAATAACGGATCctagccattcattttttacttCAATGATCCTGATTTGTTGCTTGGATAGGTCCCTATCCAACTATCGCCGTGGATGGggaccctatatatatatatgctgcTTCATTGTCGCACTAAGTTATTCATCATCTGTTTGAAAAGTTACTCACTTTCCTTGAGAGAGAGAATGAAGAACGAGAAGAGGACTGAACATGGACTCGAGACTTCCAAATTGGATGAACCTCATGGGGTAGTAGTCATTAACTCGTCAAAATTTATGTCCCTCTTAGCTTCTCCAGATCGTGATTTTCTGCTTTCTTCCGACGGCACTCAGGTCCTCTCCCTCTcgctctccctccctccctccctctccctccctctctcacCCCCCCTCTTTCTCCCTCCCCCCCTTATCATTTCATGAACTCATGAAGTAGTTGTATTTGTTTGGGTCAAGGTGATATATACTTGTTTTCAACGATCTGgttatatatatacttatatttgtTACTTTGTATATAGTCATCCAAAACTGTCCTTCGCTTGATATATAAAAGGATTAGTACTACCCAATATCGATCAACATATGTATCTATCACTCTTTGCATGATCTAGTAATATGTGACGGTGATTACTCATGCTAAATCTTTGACACTAAAGTATCAAAGCTGATAGTAATTTATGTGTTGTGTATGTAtagttgtgtgtatatatatatgtatacatgaATTTATCCAACAATATTTACTAGATTAAGCTCCGAATTACAGCTGTAAATCAGTTATAGCAGCTTAAAACACATATTACAACTTACAGGACCTGTCTGCTAAGTACAACCTCTAATTATCACACGCTTTATTAATCCTCTTATTAGCTAAGGATCTGTTTATTAAACAAGGAAATTGTATTTTGGATTATTATATTGCCAGATTATACCATTCTTCCTTAATATGTTCCTTTACTAGCTCGAAATCTAGGCCACAAGTGTTAAGAAATAGAACTCATcgaattataatttttttttgaagaCTTCCTTCCATTTGGCAAATAAATTATAGAACAATCCTGAGGTATAAGGGTTTGAAATTGACACCTTTTTTTTGCTAAGCGAAATTGGCACCTTTTATACAGCTTTTCGTTAATATCATTTAGGTATCAATCAATAAATTGCTGTTGGTAGGATTATATGCTAGGCATATGTTCTAGCCTAGTGGTGGATCTGCAAGTTATATTTGTTAGCTATAACGTTAGACGAAGAGGAGGAGAGACATGATCATGTGAGTAATTAAAATTTTAAGATCGAAACTTAGCAAAAGTAAAGAATTAGTTTTGTTGTTTGCTTTATCAATGAGTATAATTGAGGATGATACATATAGATATATAAATACTTGTAGCCACTTGATTAATTTGCCTAGTTTCTGAGAATAGACAAACAAAAGTATAAAGACATAAGATATATTTAGGTGTATTACTGGTTCTCCGATCACCTACCTTTCTACATGAAGATATTGTACAAATTACAGTTGCACTAGAATAAATGGTCGCATAtattctttcttttaaaactTTAGTTCACGTTCTTGGTTTGATGATATATAGATTAGAAGACATTTCTGTAGAAACTAACACATGCCAGATCGATATTATGTGTGTGTATAATGTAAGTGTAAGTGTAACTGTAATGTTAGCCTGCACTCAATCACAATTCACAAGGGGTCCATGAATTGAATTTCTTTTACACGTACTAGTTACTACCAAACGTACATGACATCTGGCCAACTCTGAGAGGTCTATTGCCACAGCTGGCTTCATTCTCATAATTTATGCTAAACAGCTAAAAGGATACCAAAATGACAATCAATGACCTTATGTGGCTAAGGTATCCCATCCTTTTCAAACTTGTGAATAACATGCCTCTGCTTTTAATAATATCCCCCTTTTGTTGTACACTAGTCACCATCTTAATTTTTTTTTGCTAAGCTAGTTACCGTCTTAATTACAATTCAATATAATAGGTGTTAATTACTACTAATTAAGTTGATAGATATGTTTTGTTTATAAAGTTCTATTTTAATGCAGGTAAAAGTATCTGAGCTTGAAGGCAAGGTGATCGGCATTTACTTTTCAGCAAATTGGTATCCTCCATGTCGAAGCTTCAACCACCTTTTGATCAATACTTATGAACAAATTAAGAGCTGTAGTTCAGAATTTGAGATTGTGTTTGTGTCGTCTGATGAAGATTTGGATGCCTTTAATACTTTTCACGCAGGCATGCCATGGTTAGCAATTCCATTTTCTGATTTGGAGGCAAAAAAAGAGTTGAACCGAAGGTTTGATGTAGAAGGCATTCCTTGTTTGGTTATTTTACAACCTAACAACAACAAAGATGACAATATCGCTACATTTAACGATGGCGTCGAACTGATTTATCGCTATGGAGTCCAAGCTTTCCCCTTCACTAAAGAAAGATTTGAGGAACTGCAAGAAGAGGATAGAAAAAATGAAGAGAGCCAGACGATTACTAGTTTGCTTGTAAGTCATAAAAGAGACTTTCTCTTGTCTCATGCAAACAATAAGAAGGTGCGTCAATTTAAAAACTCTTCACTAGCATTAGTTTTTTATATAGTTCCAAGTTCCTCATACACATGTTCCCTTGTGGCTAGTCTTGTAGTTAGTAAATATCCCTCTACTCAATAAAAGGTAGAGGGTTCGGATATGAGTAAAGACAGACTACAAGAGTATGCGAgcttatatttaaaatttttgaatgTTTAATTAATTTGTGGCATGCACATGTTTCGCCTAATGTACATGTTTCATGCCTTCATGCCAGTGATTCAATGTCAATTTAAATTCACTAAAGATTACCACATGGCATAACACAATAAGCTATATAAATTTCAATACATTATAATGTTACGGAGATTAAAATATGATGACTCTTTGTAGGTGCCAGTTGGTTCCTTAATCGGCAAGACAACCGGGCTTTACTTCTCGGCCCAATGGTGCATTCCTGGTAGGAAGTTCACTCCAAAGTTGATATCCATATACAAGAAGATTAAAGAAATATTGCTAAAAGAAGTTGTTGATGTTGTTCAAGGCTTTGAGATTGTTTATGTGTCAAGTGATAACAATGAAACTGAATTTAAGTCTGAATTTGATAGTATGCCATGGCTAGCATTGCCTTTTGGGGATGATGCAAACAAAAACTTAGCGAAATATTTTGATGTCCGAGGAATACCTAGCTTGATAATTATCGGACCAAATGGTAAAACTGTGACAAGAAACGGGAGGAACCTTATCAATCTGTACCAACAAAATGCATACCCTTTCACTGAGGCAAGAGTTGAAATGCTTGAGAAAAAAATGGACGAGGAGGCAAAAAACCTCCCGAAATCCGAGTTTCATACTGGCCATAGGCATGAGCTCAGCTTAGTTTCACAGGGTTCAGGAGGAGGGCCATTTATATGTTGTGATTGTGAAGAACAAGGATCTGGTTGGGCTTATCAATGCATCCAATGTGGATACGAAGTCCATCCCAAATGTGTCAGGGCAGTGGAACGTGACACAAACAGCGATAGTTGACTATCCTGGACCTTGCTGGGCAGGACTGTTCGCGCGCTGCTAGGCTGTCTGGGTTAGTAGGCCAGATTCTGACAGGTAAAGAAGGCCCGAATTGTCTTTAGTCTTAAGCTGAAGCCTAGAGTTGGTGTGGTATTATTACTGGAAACGAATTTATATTTGCTCTACATGTATCTTTTTAATTCTTCTCTTATGCTGGATTACTGAACCAAATAATTGTATAGGGTACTGGAGTGGGGATTAATGAATATGCGTATTTATTAATCATGACTGAAGTTACTGTGAGTATGTAATCTTAAACTCTCCTATGAACCCAGTTGATTTCAGAACAACTAATTCAGGGGTATATGTAAACAGTTGATTTCAGATCATACATATAGTCGTTGGGTGTCGAACTTTACCTTGAGAGTTATTCCGGCTCTGGGGCTGCTCGTATCTATTCCGTGTAGAACATGGGGCACCAAGCCTAGCCTTTTCTGATCTTCAGTTTCTGCGAACTTTAGGAGCCCCGGGCTAAATGAGTGACAATCCAAGCAATTCTTCGTGCAGATTTTTTTTTACAACTACTATTAGAAGATTGAATGAACAATATATCCATGTTGATTTGAACACATCTTTGTTCCACTTAACATCTCGCAAACTACTAAATTATCAAttcattaaaatttaaatttgCACGTAAAGATAAGATTTTGAAATTTAGTAGTCAAAAATTTAGAAACAGAAGTTTGCAACCGGTTCTAGATTAAAATATGTCGGGACTACAAAGTTAATGGTTCCGCCAAAGCCTTCATACATTTCATTGCAATCTATCAAAAGCGTGTAAGAAATGTCAAGCAAATACTAGGAAGACAAGAACCAATGTTAGCTTGTCACACAATCTAATCAATCATCCAAAGCTAAGCAAAGCACATCCTAAAGTAGATACTATAAACTTTCCAACAAAAACATACTTAAATTCCATTTCTCAAGCACCCTCAACTTCTCAActaaaatcaaaacaaaaactcTGTTGCTTCTGTTTTTCTTATCTCTCTCAATGGGAGTTTGTTTCACAAGAGCCTTTTGGTGTGCTGAGTCTCATGAAATCCCCATTTCATCCTCATTTGATACTTCCCCGACTAACCGACAATATCCCATTCCCGTTTCATTCGAACCCTTCACATACCAAAGTCAATCATCACCGAGAATCGGACAAATTTTACGTAAACCTTGTGTAAATATAGCAACACTATATGTTCTTGATAAAGAACTCGGGCGTGGTCAATTTGGAATAACTTATCTTTGTACAGAAAAGGTTACTGGTTTGAAGTATGCATGCAAATCGATATCTTTGCATAAGCTTGTGACTCATAAAGATCAAGATGATGTGAAGAGGGAGATTTTGATATTGCAGCATATGACCGGACAACCTAATATAGTTGAATTTAAAGGGGCTTATGAAGATGATAAGAATTTGTATTTGGTGATGGAGTTGTGTTCTGGTGGTGAACTGTTTGACAGGATTACTGCTAAAGGGAGTTATAGTGAGAAAGAAGCTGCAACTATCGCAAGACAGATTGTGAATGTGGTTCATGCTTGCCATTTTATGGGGGTTATTCATAGGGATTTGAAGCCTGAGAACTTTTTGCTGGTTAGTCGCGCTGAGGATTCTCCGTTAAAGGCTACTGATTTCGGGCTCTCTGTCTTCATCGAGGAAGGTTAGCTGGTATTGTGTTTTGGCTAACTTCATTGTGTGTGTGTGTAGAACTTGCATTTTATTGAATCACGTGCTTAATATGAATTTGTATGATCAAGATAGTAATGAGATTGATAAGGGTTCTTGATGTTAAAGAATGGACAGTAGACTGATTTAAGTCTGTTCTTTTATCTTCAACTCGTTTCTTCAAGGTTACATTatgtttttaaaatatttcatCCGTCCCTTACGTCTATATAATCCAATGAAATTCCCTAGTAACACTTAAAACAATTTAGTA
It contains:
- the LOC141720855 gene encoding putative nucleoredoxin 2, with product MKNEKRTEHGLETSKLDEPHGVVVINSSKFMSLLASPDRDFLLSSDGTQVKVSELEGKVIGIYFSANWYPPCRSFNHLLINTYEQIKSCSSEFEIVFVSSDEDLDAFNTFHAGMPWLAIPFSDLEAKKELNRRFDVEGIPCLVILQPNNNKDDNIATFNDGVELIYRYGVQAFPFTKERFEELQEEDRKNEESQTITSLLVSHKRDFLLSHANNKKVPVGSLIGKTTGLYFSAQWCIPGRKFTPKLISIYKKIKEILLKEVVDVVQGFEIVYVSSDNNETEFKSEFDSMPWLALPFGDDANKNLAKYFDVRGIPSLIIIGPNGKTVTRNGRNLINLYQQNAYPFTEARVEMLEKKMDEEAKNLPKSEFHTGHRHELSLVSQGSGGGPFICCDCEEQGSGWAYQCIQCGYEVHPKCVRAVERDTNSDS